Proteins encoded by one window of Lates calcarifer isolate ASB-BC8 linkage group LG7_1, TLL_Latcal_v3, whole genome shotgun sequence:
- the ccdc25 gene encoding coiled-coil domain-containing protein 25 translates to MVFYFTSAVVQPSYTIYMGKDKYENEDLIKYGWPEDIWFHVDKLSSAHVYLRLPKGQTIDDIPPEVLIDCAQLVKNNSIQGCKMNNINVVYTPWANLKKTGDMDVGQIGFHRQKEVKIVAVEKKINEIVNRLEKTKVERFPDLAAEKESRDREERNEKKAQLQEQKRREKEEQKKKKEMEDLRNYTSLMKTENMKTNEDGYDSDDFM, encoded by the exons ATGGTGTTTTACTTCACAAGTGCCG TGGTGCAGCCTTCCTACACAATCTACATGGGGAAGGACAAGTATGAAA ATGAGGATCTGATTAAGTACGGATGGCCTGAAGACATCTG GTTTCATGTGGACAAACTGTCCTCGGCTCACGTTTACTTGAGGTTGCCAAAG GGTCAGACCATAGATGATATTCCTCCGGAGGTGCTGATAGACTGTGCACAGCTggtgaaaaacaacagcatccaAG GCTGTAAGATGAACAACATCAACGTGGTTTACACACCGTGGGCAAACCTGAAGAAAACAGGAGACATGGACGTTGGACAGATCGGCTTCCATCGACAGAAAGAG GTGAAGATCGTGGCGGTGGAGAAGAAGATCAATGAGATCGTGAACCGTCTGGAGAAGACAAAAGTAGAACGCTTCCCCGACCTGGCGGCAGAGAAAGAGTcgagagacagagaagagaggaacgAGAAGAAAGCTCAGCTCCAagaacagaagaggagagagaaggaagagcagaagaagaaaaaagagatggaggatCTCAG AAACTATACATCACTGATGAAGACTGAAAATATGAAGACTAATGAG GACGGCTACGATTCAGATGACTTCATGTAA
- the esco2 gene encoding LOW QUALITY PROTEIN: N-acetyltransferase ESCO2 (The sequence of the model RefSeq protein was modified relative to this genomic sequence to represent the inferred CDS: deleted 2 bases in 2 codons): MMPTATRKRKLSSLDSDSHPAKKGVIEETSPLKRRSPRKPLPSPTRKKPTGRLDKENCPSPQKSPRRPADSPAKSPRKSPFKPTVVTSCFYGKQKPIYLTPLERKAIKESLPPPPPLPLQPSTSQAKKPQKKNKKNMKGGNKPRKVSAGLSNAGKMGIESYTTSTKTIKLSKLNSSVTAKPVSTTPAAVASSAKQAESKKAITITFSSLKPKPKIFVGAAFFSTGKKPTSMYKKSAPKSLTRPASVQGKSKAACHKQRMRKQQQQQQQQQQSSSALVMKQQKQPREPVETEENQPSTKQRAKFDPTDWMDSVNEELEMPQPLSTPKGLREKYGITKEVMIMVSRTPGSASTASSTNTQDDNLTDGGSESVFNLSDISPTSTASTPPKESAAVYPIFGSASKRLKKAALQPPVSCSTPSGPMTSLQTPSSSAKERSARRRKEKQDCDQLIIDAGQKQFGATTCSSCGMVYSADNPEDNFQHTQFHQRFLDSIKFVGWKKERVVAEFWDGKILLVMPDDPKYAIKKAEDVRRVADNELGFQQVTLSRPTQAKTYLFINTERMVVGCLVAEPIRQAYRVLEQPDRQKDMTKDDFMERHRAWCCSTVPEQALCGISRIWVFSLARRQGIATRMLDTVRSTFMYGSHLTKEEIAFSDPTPDGKLFATKYSNTPAFLVYNFIA; this comes from the exons ATGATGCCTACTGCTACCAGGAAGAGAAAGCTCTCCTCTCTGGACTCTGACAG TCACCCAGCCAAGAAGGGGGTGATAGAGGAGACGTCTCCCTTGAAGAGGAGATCCCCAAGAAAGCCACTGCCATCTCCGACCAGAAAGAAGCCGACTGGGCGTCTGGACAAGGAGAACTGTCCCTCGCCACAGAAATCCCCACGTAGACCAGCAG ACTCGCCGGCCAAATCTCCCCGTAAATCTCCCTTCAAACCCACTGTGGTTACAAGCTGCTTCTATGGTAAACAGAAGCCCATCTATCTCACTCCGCTGGAGAGGAAGGCGATAAAGGAGTCtctgccacctcctcctcctcttcctcttcaacCATCGACTTCCCAGGCGAAAAAGCCacaaaagaagaacaagaagaataTGAAAGGAGGCAACAAGCCGAGAAAGGTGTCTGCAGGATTGAGTAATGCAGGGAAGATGGGTATCGAAAGCTACACAACCTCTACAAAGACGATCAAACTGTCGAAGCTTAACAGCAG TGTCACTGCTAAACCGGTATCCACtacacctgctgctgttgccagCAGCGCTAAACAAGCAGAGTCCAAGAAGGCGATCACCATCACTTTCAGCAGCCTGAAGCCTAAACCGAAGATCTTTGTCGGAGCAGCTTTCTTCAGCACAGGGAAGAAACCCACATCCATGTACAAGAAATCTGCGCCAAAGTCCTTAACCAGGCCAGCTTCAGTCCAGGGGAAAAGTAAAGCTGCT TGCCACAAACAAAGAatgagaaaacaacagcagcagcagcagcagcagcagcagtcgtCGTCTGCTCTGGTGATGAAACAACAGAAGCAGCCCAGAGAG CcggtggagacagaggagaaccAGCCCAGCACCAAGCAGAGGGCAAAGTTTGACCCGACAGACTGGATGGACTCTGTTAATGAAGAGCTTGAAATGCCACAGCCTTTAAG CACTCCTAAAGGCCTGAGAGAGAAGTATGGGATTACCAAGGAGGTGATGATTATGGTGTCAAGGACACCAGGCTCTGCATCTACAGCCTCATCCACCAACACTCAG GATGATAATCTGACAGACGGAGGTTCTGAGTCCGTCTTCAACCTGAGTGACATAAGTCCCACCAGCACTGCCTCCACCCCCCCTAAAG AATCTGCAGCAGTGTATCCCATCTTTGGCTCTGCCTCCAAGAG GTTGAAGaaagcagctctgcagcctcCGGTGTCCTGCAGCACCCCCTCTGGCCCAATGACGTCACTGCAGACGCCCTCCTCCTCAGCTAAGGAGCGAAGTGCTcgcaggaggaaagaaaagcaggaTTGTGACCAGCTCATCATC GATGCAGGTCAGAAGCAGTTCGGAGCAACAACCTGCAGCTCGTGCGGGATGGTGTACAGCGCTGACAATCCAGAGGACAATTTTCAACACACCCAGTTCCACCAGCGCTTCCTCGACTCCATCAAATTTGTG GGCTGGAAGAAGGAGCGGGTGGTGGCCGAGTTCTGGGATGGAAAAATTCTCCTGGTCATGCCAGATGATCCAAAATACGCCATCAAAAAG gcAGAGGATGTGCGTCGCGTGGCAGATAACGAGCTGGGTTTCCAGCAGGTGACTCTGAGCAGACCCACACAGGCCAAGACCTACCTGTTCATCAACACAGAGCGG ATGGTGGTGGGATGTCTCGTCGCTGAACCCATACGGCAG GCTTACAGAGTCCTCGAGCAGCCAGATCGACAGAAGGATATGACCAAGGACGACTTCATGGAACGACACAGAGCCTGGTGCTGCTCCACCGTCCCAGAACAAGCTCTGTGCGGGATCAGCCGGATCTGGGTCTTCAGCCTGGCCAGACGACAGGGCATCGCCACCCGCATGCTGGACACCGTCAG gAGCACCTTCATGTACGGCAGCCATCTAACCAAGGAGGAAATCGCCTTCTCTGACCCGACACCTGACGGCAAACTGTTTGCAACCAAGTACAGCAACACACCAGCCTTCCTCGTTTACAACTTCATTGCATGA